The genomic DNA CTCCCCTCCCCTCTCTCCCCCCGACCAGGATAGCTCGTTGATCCCCTCCTCTCCCGGGAGGTATGGGGGGTTGAAGATGATCCAGTCCACTCCTCCCCTGAGCCAGTCGATGAGGTCCCCGATGATGAGGTTTATCCTCATGGTGAGGCCGGCCTCTTTTGCCCTCTCAAGGGCCTTCTCCACCGCCTTTGGGTTTAGATCGACCGCTATGACGAGTTCAACCCCTGGCTTTGAGGCTGCGGCTATGGCCTGGATCCCGCTTCCTGTCCCGACATCGAGAACCCTGCCTTGAACTAGCCTCTCTACATACCTCAGCAGCAGATACGAGTCCTCCCCGGGTTCGTAGACACCCTCCAAGCTTCAGGCCCCTTGACCGATTATCTCCCATATGATCTTTTATAACGAAGTCATTAGAGGCCTGACTCCAAGTTAAAATCTAGTAGCTCTCCTCCCTCCTCATCGAAGTAGAAGTATCCTTTGAAGCGCTCCCCTCTCAACAGGAGTGGGAGCCAGTGTCTATCATCCTGCCACATCTCCTGGTAGGGGATCCCCTCCACCGGGAACCATCTCAAAGCCCCCTCCACGCTTGGCTTGGGAGAGCCCTCGAAGGTCTCGGTCGAGAAGACGAAGACGATCCAATCGGCTTCATGCCTTTCGCCGAAGTAGAAGTGTAGAACGCCGTTTAACCTGAGATTCGATACCCTAAGGCCCGTCTCCTCATATACCTCCCTCTTCACACATTCCTCAGGGGTTTCGCCGGCTTCCAGTTTGCCCCCAACCCCGTTCCACTTACCCCCTCCGAACAGGCCCTTCGACTTTCTCTGGAGGAGGAGTTTATCGTCCTTCACGATGTGGCACAATGTGGCAAGTGTGGGCATTCGAACCCCAGATTTAATAGTGGATCTGAATGAAAAAATAGATTACTGAAGTTCACTGAGGTGGAGATTTTCTAGGAGTTGATTGGGAGACCCGCCCTCATCCCCGTTCTACTGGCCCTCCTGGCTTTAGAGTTGGTCTTAGCTATAATCGTCTGAACCCCGTTGAACCCCTCGGCTCTTTTAGAGACCCTTCTTGTAGAGGCCTCTCAGCATGCCTCTGGGCGGAGATAAATCTCAACGGGCTGTATGCATCCTTCGAGCTAGGTCCTTCGAAGAGATTTGGCTGTTGAGAGGGCAGGTATGCCCATCCACTCCCTTTTTATCATTCCGGATTAGACTATTGGGTGTGAGGGTCATCATCCTC from Candidatus Bathyarchaeota archaeon includes the following:
- a CDS encoding methyltransferase; this encodes MEGVYEPGEDSYLLLRYVERLVQGRVLDVGTGSGIQAIAAASKPGVELVIAVDLNPKAVEKALERAKEAGLTMRINLIIGDLIDWLRGGVDWIIFNPPYLPGEEGINELSWSGGERGGETIERLLMEAHEHLRPDGAILLIYSNLTGLDEDAFRGYRAEVLEELPLFFERLFCVLLKPQD
- a CDS encoding 8-oxo-dGTP diphosphatase produces the protein MPTLATLCHIVKDDKLLLQRKSKGLFGGGKWNGVGGKLEAGETPEECVKREVYEETGLRVSNLRLNGVLHFYFGERHEADWIVFVFSTETFEGSPKPSVEGALRWFPVEGIPYQEMWQDDRHWLPLLLRGERFKGYFYFDEEGGELLDFNLESGL